TCCTTTAGTAATGTATTATTTTTTTTCCCGATTCGAAACCCGTTGGATATGAATGATAAAATAGGCTGACTCATCAGTGGTCATTTCCATTTTATATTGCTTTTTCAGATAAGCTTGCACTTTCTTCGTACATTCGTAGGCTTGTGGATATTGCAGCTGCACTTGCTGAAATAAGCCATCATTATTGTCGTCATTTAACTCACCGCGCAGCATCCTATAGGCAAAATAACGCAGATGGGTGATAAATCGGCTGTAATTCATCGAGTCTTCATTAAAGTCAAATCCATAATGATACTTAACGATACTGGTCACATCATTGACGATGTTCGTCATCGCCATTGTCTCTTCCATACCAGAGCCATCCTGCCGTGCATTGAAAAGATGCAAGGCAATGGATGCTGCTTCATCCTCAGGCATGCTTACTCCTGTTTTCGTTTTGATCATATTCAATGCTTTAAGAGAAGCCTGATATTCAGCCTTGTAGAACTTTTGCACTTCCCACATAAGCGCATTTCTTATCGGTATCCCGTTTTTTGTTCTTGTGACAGCAAAGTGAAGATGATCGGATAATGTTAAATAAAGTGAATCATTCAACTCTGTATGCAGATCCTCATTTACCATCTCAATAATTTCTTTTGAGAGTTCCATCATTTCATAAGGAATCTCATCAAGCAAATCAGATAATTTGTCAGCAAAACCTTTAGAAGGGGTGATAAAGGTTTTTTCGATTTTTTCAAGCTCAACCTGGTCGCCAACTTTTTTCTGGAAGGAGAGACCTCTTCCCATGACGACCATCTCAGTTTGATTTGAATCCTCTGTTAAAGCGACATTATTATTAAATATTTTTTTGAAGTCCATAAATTATCACTTTTCCTTCAATAATTTGAAATGAAAAAACCTGGATCAATACAAATTACAGACAGGTTTCCCTTCCATAACTTGAATTAATCCAGGTTTTGCCTGCCGAACAGTAACAATCCTCTGATAATATAATTATATATGATAACGGTTACTTTCGCAATAGAAGGGTGCTAAATAGCCAATTCAGAACTATTCATAGCCAACAAACTGATTATTCTTTCATGCAAAAAATATAACCCTGGTATAAAAAAGGATCTTAAAGGAAATGGTTATATACGTTAAAATTAGAAAAGAATTTAAGTAAGTTAAAAGAGATTATCTAAAAAAGAAAGGAATACTGACATGAATGAAAATAATGCACAATATTGGGTATCAAAGCTAGGGCTGCTGCCCCATCCAGAAGGAGGATATTTTAAAAGAACCTTTGAATCCGAGGAATGTACATCTGATCAAGCATTGACCGTCAATTATGAAGGTAGAAGAAAGCTTTATACAAGCATTTACTTTCTATTAACTTCAAAGGACGTCTCACATCTTCACCGCCTAAAATCGGATGAATTATGGTATTATCACGGTGGTAGTCCTTTAACCATACATATCATTAATGAAACTGGTGACTATGAAGAAATTAAATTAGGCATGAACTTAGACAATGGAGAAGTCCTCCAAGCACTAGTTCCAAAAAATTCAATCTTTGGATCGTCGGTTATGGCGGAAGATACATATTCGCTAGTAGGCTGCATGGTGTCGCCGGGTTTTGAATTCAAGGACTTTGAACTGTTCACACAAGCTGATCTTTTAGTAAAGTATCCCCAATACAAAGATCTTATTATGAAGCTAGCGTACGAAGTAATTCCTGAATAATTGAAATAATGGCATGATCCTTAAATGAATTAAGCAGGTTTATGGAACTGAAGGACTGAGAGGTAGTATGGCATATTTGTGTAATCGTAGCATGCACGGTCTGTTTTGATTGAATTCAAGCAGGCTTTTTTTCGTGAAAACCACTCTTGATTTGGAAAGTGTTGGTATAATGGAGGTGGTCATTTCAATAGGAAGGTTGCAGATCAGTGTGAAATTTAACAAGACTGTCGTGATCATTGCATTCGGTATAATATGTATAGCTATCCTCATGAATCTGTTAAAGAAGGATATATGGGACGTGAATGAAAAGCTGCTAAACGAAGAAGTGTCAGCAATTGGACATTCCGTTGAAACCATAAACTTGCAAGATGTAACACCGTTTGAATGGGATGAAGTGTATTCCTTTACTCCATATACTCTAAAAGAGGATATATATGAAACGGTCGGTTATAAATGGGATGCCATTAGCGAAACTGTAAATGAAGGTATGAATCAAATAGTTTTTCTGAAAGATGGAAAAGTAGTCTGCTATTTATATGGGTATCCTGAAAACAATGGATATGGGATATCTTTTGAATCCAACAATGATAAAGGAACAAATGTGCTTAATATTAAGGATGATCTGAATTTTCAAGTGGAAAAAAGTAACAGTGTGGTCTACTTGAATAATTAGGACTGTGTATGAATTTCTCAACCCTTGATATTACTCATGGAATGTATGAACCAACTATATTGTGTTATAGTGCCTTTCTTTTTTGGGGAAGCGGAATGCATGTACATTTAATAACAAAAAAGCTGATTGCAAAAGGCCTTCAAGGCACTGCTGTAATCGCTTTTCTTTGCTTGATTCCAGCAGCATCCAGGCGGCGGCTGGAATCAACTCAACATTAAATCCGGATTTTAAGTTGCTTGCTGAGACGCTGCATTTCCGAATTAATATAGGATTTGCTGTAATCACAGCCGACAATGGCGACAATATTGCCGTCATCATCCATAATTGGTGCAAGGCTAGTTTTCCACTCACCGTATCTGTCTTCATAAATGGGCGTAACTCCTGCTTGGCCGTTAAATGCCGCGTACGCTACATTCATCATTTCAGGGGGACCGATATATTCTTCTCCCGGTTCAATTACAAAACCTTTGTCTGCAATGAGGTGGATTAGGCGTCCATCCTCAGTCATGCTAAATATAAAGACCCATTCGATTACGCCTTCTTTTTCTTGAATCAGAGTAAGCTTTTGTTTCAATTTTTGAGAATGGGAACCCAGGCAGTTCATGTTTTTTTGTAGACTGATAACCTCCTCGGCAGGAATGATTGCTGCCGTCACAACGGCAATGGAGCGGAGCCGTTTATTTATTTGCTCTTCTAAAACGGTCCGTTTATTCACTGGCGAAAGGTGTGCATCTTCCATTTTATTACGCATCTTTTTATATTTTCTACTCATCGTTGGCTGGCTGATATCCAATACCTTTGCCGCTAATTTCAATGATTTATATTGTTCCATTGCCATGCTGATCAGTTGCTCCTCCACAAGGTCGACCGCTTCCTGCATGGGCATTAGAAAATCTATAACAGGTGTTAAAGTCTGTTTGGACTCTTTAAGGGG
This genomic stretch from Peribacillus muralis harbors:
- a CDS encoding cupin domain-containing protein: MNENNAQYWVSKLGLLPHPEGGYFKRTFESEECTSDQALTVNYEGRRKLYTSIYFLLTSKDVSHLHRLKSDELWYYHGGSPLTIHIINETGDYEEIKLGMNLDNGEVLQALVPKNSIFGSSVMAEDTYSLVGCMVSPGFEFKDFELFTQADLLVKYPQYKDLIMKLAYEVIPE
- the licT gene encoding BglG family transcription antiterminator LicT; translated protein: MDFKKIFNNNVALTEDSNQTEMVVMGRGLSFQKKVGDQVELEKIEKTFITPSKGFADKLSDLLDEIPYEMMELSKEIIEMVNEDLHTELNDSLYLTLSDHLHFAVTRTKNGIPIRNALMWEVQKFYKAEYQASLKALNMIKTKTGVSMPEDEAASIALHLFNARQDGSGMEETMAMTNIVNDVTSIVKYHYGFDFNEDSMNYSRFITHLRYFAYRMLRGELNDDNNDGLFQQVQLQYPQAYECTKKVQAYLKKQYKMEMTTDESAYFIIHIQRVSNREKK